The genomic segment GCACGATCGAGAGCGCCGCCCGGTCCTTCACCGAGAGGCCGGGATTGAGGAATTCGGCCTTGCCGAGGATGGTGCAGCCGGTCTCCTCCGAGGCGCGGCGCAGCCGGATCAGGGGCGTGCCGCCGATGGCGGCGAGCACGTCGGGCGAGACGGCAGGGGATGCGGACATGCGGTGCGGCGGCCTTCCTGAGCGCCCGCGCGGGGCGGCGGATCAGGCAGGCTTAACCAACCGATTTTCAGGAATCCAGGTAGCCCGCCTCCCGCAAGGCGTCGGCGACCGCAGTAAAGAAGGGATCATCTCTCTCGGCGTCGTCCTGCGACAGCGTTCTTCCCTCGCCATCGGACGCGGTCTCGCTCCGGTCGAAATCCCGGAAGTCCTGCGACTCCGCCGGGTTTCCGGCCGATGCTGCGGATGCGCCGAGCCCGAACAGGCCGGCCGCGGTGAGGAGGGTCTCGTTCAGGGAGATCATGGCCGGCTCCTGTCTCGAAACGAGACGTCGCCAGCCTAATCGGTTCATGAAATCTTAGCAATATTGAGAGGCTGAGCCCAAAACAGCGTATCGGCCCTCATCGCTCCGGAGCGCCGGGGGCCGCGTAGAAGACGATCATGCCGCGCGCGGGCCGCTGTTGAAGCCGCGTTCATCGCCGTCGCCGTGCAAAAGACCGCCGCGCGGCGCCCGCTTTTCAGAATTCCGCTTTCGAGGATCTGTGAGCGAAGCGAAAACCCCGACCATCCGGCGCTTTCGGTTCAGCTCCGGTTCAAGCGCGACGGTGCAGTTTGGCCGCAGGTTGAGGGCTGTGATGTTCCTGCACCGGTTTTGGCGAACCGAGCCGCTTCGGCGCCGCAATCAGGCAGGATGAGCACTCCGTCAAGCTTCTCCCGCTAGACGCTCCTCTCGCGGCGGTTCGATCCGCCGCCTTCGATGCCTGCCCCGTTTTCTCTCAGTCGCGAATCCAATCCATGACGGTCGTCGCCCTCATCGCCTGCAACCTGCTGCTGGCGGGCCTGTTTTCCCTGGTCGCCGTCGCCCTCGACTGAGGGCCTCCCGAGACGACACCTGCTGAGCGGTCGTGGGCGAAGGCACACGGTCGGCGAGCGGGCGTTTCGTGAGGCGCTTTTGAGCGCCGCGCTCCCGCGCAAACCCGCACCGCACGGATAAAGAACCCCGGTCGCTCCGTCGCGGCCGGGGTTTTCGGCTGAGCGGAACCGTTTGGCGCGACCATTTTCGGAGCGTCAGTCGCGGGTCGCCCGGTCCTGCAGCGTGTCCAGACGTCCGATGAGCGCTTCGAGACGCTCGCCGACCGGCTCGGTGAGGCTGTCGGCGTAGTGGCTGCGCAGGTTCTTGCCGAGATGGCGGCGCACGCTCGCGCTCAGCGGCGGCGCCTCCGCAGCATCCTCTGCGCGTTTCGTGTCGGCGATGGGCTTCGTCACGGATCGTCTCCCGTCCGGTGCCGGAAGCGGCTGTGAGGCGGCGATCCTGCGCGCTGGAAAGTTAAGGCGAGTTTTACTGCGGCGACCAAGGAACGATTAACCCTCCGTGCCAGGGCACGGAGGGTTCTTCTTCCTCGAAATCATCGGTCCGAGTGCGGCCGCCGTTCTTACCGGGTCGTCGGCAGGAGCAGGTCCGGCAGCCAGAGGGCAATGCCCGGCACGAGGCAGAGCAGGAGGATCGCGACAGCCATCAGGATCACGAAGGGCAGGGTGCCCCAGATGATGTCCTTGAGCGGGATGTCGGGGGCGATGTTCTTGATGACGAAGATGTTGAGGCCCACCGGCGGGTGGATCAGCCCCATCTCCATGGTGATCGTCATCACCACGCCGAACCAGACGAGGTCAAACCCGGCTTCCTTGAGCGGCGGCAGGATGATCGGTGCCGTCATCAGGATGATCGAGACCGGCGGCAGGAAGAAGCCGAGCGCGATCACCAGGGCCAGGATCGTGACGAGCAGGACCCAGGGCGAGAGCTGCATCGCGACGATAGCCTGGGCCGCCGCCTGTGAGATGTGGAGGTAGCTCATCACGTAGGCGTAGAGGAGCGACATGCCGATGATCAGCATCAGCATGGTCGATTCCCGCAGCGTCGCCGTGAGGATCGGATCGAGATCGCGGAAGCGCCACACGCCGTAGATCACCGCGATCAGCGCCAGCGCCAGCAGGCCGCCGAGGCCGGCCGTCTCGGAGGGCGTGGCGTAGCCGCCGTAGAGCGCGACCATGACGCCGGTGAGCAGCACCACGAAGGGCAGCACCCGCGGCAGCGTCGAGAAACGCTCGCGCATGCTGTAGCTGTCTTCCTTGAGGATCGGATGCTGCGTACCCGTCCGCTCGTAGGCGAGCTTGGCCGCCGCGAACTCCGAGCGGAAGCGGAACACCGACCAACTGGCAAACAGCGCGACCAGCAGGAAGCCCGGGCCGATGCCGGCCAGGAACAGGCGCCCGAGCGACTGCTCGGCGGCCACCGCGTAGAGGATCATGGTGATCGAGGGCGGCAGCAGGATGCCGAGCGTGCCGCCCGCCGCGATGATCCCGGCGGCGAAGCCCGGCGAGTAGCCGCGGCGGCGCATTTCCGGAATGCCCGCCGAGCCGATCGCCGAGCAGGTGGCGGGCGAGGAGCCGGCCATCGCTGCGAACAGGGCGCAGGCGAACACGTTGGCGATGCCCAAGCCCCCGGGGATGCGGTGCATCCAGGCATGCATCGCCGAGTAGAGATCCTGGCCCGCCTTGCTCCGCCCGATCGCCGCACCCTTCAGGATGAAGAGCGGGATCGAGAGCAGCGTGATCGAGGCCATCTCCTCGTAGACGTTCTGCGCCACCGTATCGAGCGAGGCGGCGGGCATGAACACGTACATGAAGGCCAGGGCCACGAAGCCCAGCGCAAAGGCGATGGGGATGCCCGAGAGCATCGCCCCCAGGGTCGCCCCGGCATAGAGGAAGCCGATCGCGGCGGTGCTCATGCCTTGCCTCCCCTCGTCGTGATCGGCCGAACCGGGGCCGCTGTCGGTTTGATCGTGCTCTCCAGGGGATCCGGCCCCTCGGGCGTCAGATCCGGGCGGTCGCGCATGTCGCGGTTGACGTCCGCCCCGATGCCGATCTTCGGCTTGGCCCAGCCGGCAGCGCGGGGGCCGTAGAGGACGGCCTCAGTGATCTGCAGGACGAACTGGACGGCGAGCAGGCTCATGCCCGCGGCCATCAGCAGGTAGGGAATCCAGAGCGGAGGCCCCCAGGTCGATTGCGAGATCTGGCCGTCTTCCCAGGCCTCGTGGAACAGGCTCCAGCTCTTCCAGGCGAAGAAGGTCACGAAGGCGAGGCTGACGATGTCGACGAAGATCAGCCGCACCCGGTTGACGCCCGGCGACAGCAGGCCGGTGAGGGCCTCGATGGCGACGTGGCCGCGCTTGGCCTGAACGCCCGCCGCCGACAGGAAGGTCGCGCCGACGATGAGGAACACGGCGGTCTCGTCCTGCCACTCGGTCGGCTCGTGGAAGACGTAGCGGGTCAGGACGGAGTAGCTGAGCACGAGGCAGGCGGCGACGAGCGCCACCCCGCCGCACACCAGGATGAGGTGGTTGAGCCGGCGCGTGGTCCGCTCGATCACCCCGAGCAGGCCCGGAATCCGCGGCTCCTCGGCGCGTTTCGTCTCGGAGGCGGCCGAGGCCGCGTCGAAGGCGTGGCTCATCCGACCTTCTCCGCCAGCTTGAGCAACTCGGCGCAGCTCGCGTTCTTGTTGGCGAAGTCCTTCCAGGCGGTGTCGCGGGCGATGTCACGCCACTTGCCGAGATTGACCTCGTCGAGCTGCACCACCTTGGCGCCGGCCTTGCCGAACACTTCCTCGACGCGGGTGTCGTCGGCCTTGGCGCCCTCCTGGCCGAAGCTCTCGAGCTCGGCGCCGACCGCCATGATGAGATCCTGCTGGTCCTTGGGCAGACCGGAGAACACGATCTTCGACATCATGATCGGCTCCAGCATGAACCAGTAGGAGCGCTCGCGGCCGGAGGTCAGGGCCTTCGAGATCTCCTCCAGGCGGAACGAGATCAGGCTGGTGGAGGAGGTCAGCACCGCGTCGCAGGCGCCGGTCTGCATCGCGGCGTAGGATTCGTTCGACGGCAGCGAGAGCGTGGCCGCGCCGGCCTGCTTCATCATCAGGTCCATCTCGCGCGAGCCACCGCGGACCTTCATCCCCTTGGCGTCGTCGGGCGTCAGCAGCGGGCGCTCGCGGCTGGCAATGCCGCCGGCCTGCCAGACCCAGGACACCAGCACGATGCCCTTGGAATCCAGGATCTCGGTGAGCTTGCGGCCGACGGGCGCGTCCTTCCAGGCGAGCGCCTGGGCATAGGAAGAGACCAGGGCCGGCATCAGGCCGATATTCATCTCCGGCACCTCGCCGCCCGCGTAGGGCGAGGGGTAGAGCGAGAGATCGAGCGCCCCTTTGCGCATGGCGCTGAACTGGGCGTTGGTCTTCATCAACGAGGAGCCGGGATAGACCTGCACCTCCATCGCGCCCTTCGAGCGCTCCTTGATGGCGGCCGCGAACTTCCGGCACATCCGATCGCGAAAATCGCCCTCGTCGATCGAGCCGCCGGGGAACTGGTGCGAGAGCTTCAGGGTCGTGGCGGCCCGGGCCGGGCCGGTTCCGAGCTTCAGCAGCGCGGGCGCAGCGAGCCCGGCCGCGAGAAGGTGGCGGCGGTTCAGCGTCATGGCGTTTCCTTCCCAATACCGCTTTCGCGGAATTCTACTCGTCCGTTCGTTCGGACTTTTGTGCAGCGCACAATATACGTTTCAGCGCAGCATTTAATGCAAGATCGCGTCATCTTGCATATTTTGTCAACGCCCGTGAATATGGATCGGCAGGAAATCGCCGATGACTCGACCGATGAACCAGACCCAGCGCCTTAGGCAGACGATCGAGGACGAGATCGTCGAGGGGCGGCTCGCCCTCGGCGCGCGCCTCGACGAGACGCAGCTCGCCGAGCGCTTCGGCGTCTCGCGCACGCCGATCCGCGAGGCGCTGCTGCAACTGGCCGCCACCGGCCTCGTCGAGACCAAGCCGCGCCGCGGCATGGTGGTGAGCGCGCCCGAGCCGGGCCATCTCTTGGAGATGTTCGAGACGATGGCGGAACTGGAAGCCGCTTGCGGCCGGCTCGCCGCGCGCCGCCTCACACCGGAGCTCGAGGCGGAGTTGACGGGCGCCGTCGCAGCCTGCGCACGGGCCGCCGCGGCGGGCGACCCGGAAGCCTATTACGGCGAGAACTACGTCTTCCACACGGTGATCTACCGCGCCTGCCGCAACGACTTCCTGTGCGGGCAGGCGCTGGCGCTGCACCGCCGCCTCTCGCCCTATCGGCGGCTGCAACTGCGCACCCGTCATCGGGTGGCGCAATCGCTCGCCGAGCACGAGGCGGTCGTCGCCGCGATCCTCGCCAGCGATGGCGCCGCGGCGGCCGATCAGCTCCGCCGCCACGTCCTGATCCAGGGCGACGGCTTTTCGGAACTGGTGGCGAATCTGCGGGCGCTGGATCACAGCGCGGCGTGAGCACCCCGAAGGGTCGCACATCGCGAGCGTCGCTTCCGGTGCTGTGGCAGGGCCGGCGCGGAGGCCGTAAGCTCACGCTTCGCGGTTCGCCGTGGAGGTTCTTCGTGTCCCGCCGCTCCCTTCCCGGCGCCCTTCCGGTCGCGCTCGCCCTGACGACCCTCGCCGGATCGCCCGCCCTGGCGCAGCCCACCGGACGGCCGGTCTACGAGGGTGCGGGCGGCGATCCGCGGATCGCGGTCGCCCAGCCGGAATCGACGAGCCAAGCGTCCGGCGGCTACGTGCGCTCGATCGAGCCCTTCGGTGACCCGCTCGGCCTGCGGCCCCTGCTGAAGGAGCGGGGCATCGAGTACAGCCTCACCTACATCGCCGAGACGCTCGGCAATCCCGTCGGCGGCATTCGCCAGGGGGCGATCGTCGAGGACCGGCTGAACCTGCGGCTCAATCTCGACCTGCAACGGCTCGCCGGCTGGGACGGCGCCACGGTGCACGCCAACGCCTACTTCATCCATGGCACCGGCCTGTCGCGCTACGATGTCGGCAACCTGCTGGCCGCCAGCGTGATCGAGGCGCTGCCCGCCTCCCGCCTCTACACGCTGTGGCTCGACCAGCAGCTCTTCGACGGCAAACTCGGCATCCGGATCGGGCAGCAGGCGGCCGACACCGAGTTCTTCGTCAGCCAGACCGCGACCCTGTTCGTGAACTCGACCTTCGGCTGGCTGGCGATCACCGCGCTCGACCTGCCGAGCGGCGGCCCGGCCTACCCGCTCGCGACGCCCGCGATCCGGGCCAAATACGTGCCGGGCAACGGCTTCTCCCTCCAAGCCGGGCTCTATGACGGCGATCCGGCCGGGGCCAATCGCCCGGGCGACGACCCCGAGGGGCAGCGCCTCGACCGCACCGGCACCAATTTCCGCACCCGCGATCCCGCCCTCGTCGTGGCCGAGGCGACCTACGCCTTCAACACGCAGGAGGGCTCGAAGGAACTGCCCGGCGACATCACCCTCGGGGGCTGGCAGCATTTCGGGCGCTTCGAGAGCTTGCGCTTCGACCAGACCGGCCTGCCGCTCGCCGACCCGAACTCCACCGGCATCGGCGGCCGCCTGCGCAGCAATGCCGGGATCTACGCGGTCTACGATCAGACGCTCTACCGGGAATCGGGCAAGGACGACGAGGGCCTCGGCTTCTTCCTGCGCGCGGCGTGGTCGCCGACCCGCTCCAGCCTCGTCTCCGCCTATCTCGATACCGGGCTCGCCTATAAAGGCCTGTTGCCGGGCCGCGACAACGACACGGTGGGCCTCAGCCTGGCGCAGGCCCGCCTCTCCGACGACGCGCGCCGCTCCGATATCGATTCCATCGTCCTGACCGGCACGCCGATGCCGCGGCGGCGGGCCGAGACGGTGATCGAGGCGACCTATCAGGCGGTGGTGGTGCCGGGCTTCACCGTCCAACCGGACGCGCAACTGATCCTGCATCCCGGCGGCGGCATCGCCAACCCGCGCGACCCGGAAGGCCGCCGGGTGCGCAACGCCGCCGTGCTGGGGCTTCGCGCGACGGTTCAGTATTGAAGGGACCGGCCTTCGAGGTTCGGAAGGCCCCATCGGGCCGGTACTCTAGGATGCGACAGCCAGGTCCGTGTGGATGAAGTCCCGACCCTTGAAGAGGATCGGGACGCGGCCGGTAGCGGCGCAGGCGTAGGAGAGGCAGTCGGCGAAATTGAGCTGCGCCGGATGGCCCCAGCCCTTGCCGTAGGTGTCGAAGGCCGCCACCGCCCGGCGGGCGACGGCATCGTCGATCGAGACGACGGTGATTCCGGCCGCCTCCAGGAAGGCGTCGTACATTTCCTGGGCCGCCGCGACCGGAAGGCCAAGGATGCGCGCAAGATTGATCACCGCCTCAAGGCGGACATGCGGCCCGGTTTCCCGGCGTCCGGCAGCCTCAATGCAGGCGGCGAAGGCGGGCGCCTCGGGCTCGTCGGCCAGAATGGCGACGACGGCCGACGTGCCGATGAACATTCAGCGCATCCACAAGGCGTCGCGCTCATCCTCGCTCAGAGGCGGCGCGGGCGCCCGATCGCCCTTCGCCAGCGCCGCTGCGCGGATTGCGGCCACACGCTCGATCAGAGGGAGAGCCTCGTCGGTGCGCTTGATCTCATGCTGCAAGGCAAGCTTGATCGCGGCCGTGAGGTTGGGCGCGCCGGACTTTCGCATGACAGTTTCGGCGAGGGTCCGGACTTCCTCATCCCTGATGCTGAGCATGACAGCCTCCGTCCATACCGTTTCTGTATATACGCATGGACCATGGTTGTTCATACGGCAGCCAGCGCCATCTTGAGCCGGTCGCACCGCACTCGATCTCGATCACCAGCCACGCAACCGCTTCGGCTGACGTTGCGGAGGCATGGCGGCCGATCTTCGCATCGGGGCTCTTTCGGGTCTCACCCTCAGAACGAGGCCCGCACGCCACCGAACACGCTGCGGCCGTTGCCCGGAAAGAACGCCACCGGCCCGCCCGCCACGGTCGCGGCGTTGGTTACCGTCGAGATGTCGGAGACGTAGCGTTCGTCCGTCAGATTGCGGGCATCCATGAACAGCGAGACGCCGTTGGAAAAGTCGATGCCGGCCTGGAGGCCGAGCAGGGCGTAGCCCGGCACCTTGAGGGTGTTGGCGTGGTCGGCGAAGGCGCCCTGCGGCACCCAATCGAGGGTCGGGGCGAGATGGAAGCCGCTCGGATGGCGGTAGCCGAGCACCGTGCGCAGCACGTTCACCGGCACGCCGGCGATGCGGTTGTTGGCAAAGACCGGGTCGCCGACGAAGCGGAAATCGTTGTGGGTCCAGATCTGCGTCACGGCGAGCCGATCGCCGACGCCGGTCAGATCCGTGGCGAGGTCGAGGGTCACGGCGGCCTCGACGCCCTGGTGGCGGGTGCGCGGCGCGTTGAAAGTCGCCGCCGGGATGTTCAAGCCCGGATCGGGCGTGAAGTTGATCAGCGCGTCGCGGACTTCCGCCCGGTAGAGCGTCACATCCCAGGCGAGGCGGTCGATCCGGCCGCGCGAGCCCGCCTCGTAGGTCCAGGCGCGCTGGGCTTCGAGCGGCACGAAGGTGGTGCCGAGCAGGTTCGCCTGTACGAGGTCGGAGAAGTCCGGCACGTCGCGCGAGCGGGTGATGTCGGCAAACACCTGAATCTCCGGCAGCGGTTGCCACAGCAGGCCGAGCTTCGGGTTGATGCCCTCGTAGGTGACATTGGCAAAGCGCGCCGTGGGGCTCGCCGGCAGGCCGCCCCTGTCGCTGAAGGTGCGGTTCGCGGAGAACAGCTTGGCGCCGGTCATCAGCGCCATGTCGGGCCGGAACCAGAACCGGTTCTCGGCATAGGCCTCGTAGTTCGAGGCGCTCTGGCGGGCATTGAGCGTCTGGGCGCCGCGGAACCCCGCCACGTTCACGAACTGCCGGGCGTCGTTGATGCCGGCGAACGCCCGCAGGCCGAGGATCAGGTCGTTGCGGAAGCCGCCGAGATCGAAGGTGCCGGCCCAGCGCGGCGCGACGCCGTAGGTCCAGCCGTCCTGATCGATCACCTGGAAGATCGGGTGATAGAGGTTCTTGTGAATCGCCCAGGAATCGATGTCGAGGCGCCCGACCTCCAGTTCGAACGAGGTGCGGTTGGCGATGCGCTCCGTCGTCACTTTTCGCGATTGGTTGCCGGCAAGGGCCGCCGGGTTGGCAAGGCGGGGATTGTTCAGCGCGTCGAACAGCGAGAGCGAGCCGGGCAGCTTCTGGTCGGTGTCGTAGAAGCCGAGGAAGAACCGCGTCTCGACACCCGGCGCGAGGCGGTAGCCGAGATTGGCGTTCACGTTGCGGGTGCGCTGGGTCTCGTGATCGCGGAATCCGTCGGAATTGGTTGCGGTGCCGGAGATCAGGATGTCGGCCGGCCCCGAGATCCGCGAGAGCTGGAAATGCTCGCGGATGGTGTTGAAGCTGCCGCCGTCGATCCGAACGACGTTCGGGCTGAGCGCCGTGTAGGCGGTCGGCGTCACGAAGTTCACTGCGCCGCCGAGCGTCGTCGCGCCGAAGGTCAGCGCGTTGCCGCCCTTGTAGACCTCGACCGAGCGCAGGCTCAGCGGATCGATCTGGTAGAAGTCGCCGCTGCCGTCGGCGAGGTTGAGCGGGATGCCGTCCTGCAAGAGTTCGATGCCGCGGACGTGGAAGCCGCGGGCGATGCCGGAGCCGCGGATCGAGAGGCGCATCTCCTGGCCGTAGCGCTCCTGCACGAACACGCCGGGCACGTCTTTCAGCACGTCGCGCACGGTGTTGGCGTAGCGGTTCTGGAACGTCGCGGCATCGACGAACGCCACCGAGCCGACGGTGGCGTTCACCGCCGCCCGCTGCGCGGCCACGCTCGGCACGGTGAGCGCGCCGGCGGTCTCGGCCGGGCCGGCGGGGCGCCCGGTGGCGGGCGCAGCGGTGCCGGAGACGCTGATTTCCGAAAGCGTCGCGCTCTCCGGACGCGCCTGCGCAAGGACGGGGGCGGGCAGGACGAGGCCGGAGACGAGCAGGGTCGAGGACAGGGCGGCACGCGGCACGGCCCGGTGACGGAAAGGCATGAGGAAACGTCCGTTGTCTGAAGGATCGGGAGAGGCGATCGATCAGGCGACGGGCGGGGCGCGTGCGCTGGGGCGTGTGCCGGGCGGCGCACGGGGGAGGGCGACGATCTCGGGCCGCCATGCGACCGGGGCGGCCTGCTCCCGCGGCCACGCGACGATGGCGTGGGCGGGCTCCGGAACGTGGAGGTTCGGCAGCGCGTGCGCGGCTTGGCAGCAGGGCAAGTGCCCGTGGCCCGGATGCGACTTCAGGGGGCCGTCGGCCTCCCCGGCATCCGGGGCGCAGAGGATGTGAACGAGACCGTTCTGCGGGCCGAGGCTTCCGGCGAGCGAGGCTCCGCCGAGGACGACCTGCAGGGCGAGCGCGTAGAGCGCGGCCACGGCGATGACCGCGCGGCACACGGACCATCCCGGCAGGCGCCCTCGCATGCTGCCAGCTATGGCCAAGCTTGCCGGGACGTCAACGGAGGCGGGTTCGGCAGAACGCCGTTTTCTGCTGCGGCCGGCCGCGGAACGGAAGACCGGCCCGCGCGAGCCGAAACGGTCAGGTGTTGCGGCCGTCGGAGACCAATTTGCGCAATTGCTTGAGGGCGAGGGCGTGCCCCGCATTCAGGTCGAGCGGTCCGGCAAAGCCGCCGTCGCGGTCCATCATGTAGACCATCAGCGTGTGCTCCAGGGTGTAGTCGCCCCCCGGCAGCGGCACCCGCTTGACATAGGCGCGGTAATCGCGCGCCACCCGCTCGATCTGCTGCGGCGTGCCGCTCAATCCCGTGATCCGGTCGGTGAACGAGGCCATGTATTCGCGCATCACCGCCTGCGTGTCCCGCTCGGGGTCGAGGGTGATGTAGTAGGCCTGGATCTCGCCGCCCTGGGCGCCGAATTCATCGAGCAGGGTGCCGAGGTCGGCCAGCGTCGTCGGGCAGACGTTCGGGCACTGGGTGAAGCCGAAGAAGACGAGGAAGGGCTTGCCCTTCAGCGCCTGCGAATCGACGGTGCCGCCCTTCGAGGATTCGAGCCGGAATGGGCCGCCGACCACCGACAGGGCGGAGGGCCTGTCCCCCCGCGGCAGGAAGGCGACCGTCGCCGCCACGATGCCGACGAGGGCGAGCGCGAAGGCGGCGAGGATCAGCGTGCTCCCCCGCTGCGAGGCGGGGGAAGCCGTCCGGGGCTCGGGTTCTGGTTCAGTGGCCATGGTCGTGACCCCCGTGATTGTGCGCCTCGGGCCCCTTCTCGGACCGCGTCTCGGGGGCCTTGGCGGCGAGGCTTTCCACGGCGAACTCGACCGGAACGGTCCCGGCCCGCTCGAAGCGCAGCGTCCCCTTCACCCGCTCGCCCTTCTTCAGCGGCGTTGTCAGGTCGAGGAACATCAGGTGATGGCCGCTGGGGGCGAGCGTCACCGTCTGGCCGGGCGGGATCGCCAGGCCGTCGGCGAGCGGCGCCATCTTCATCACGCCGCCCTCCATCGACATCGTGTGCAACTCCCCGCGCCCGGCCGCTTCGATCGCGCCGCCGGTGAGCCGGTCCGGCTCGGTGCCGGTATTCGTAACCGTGAGGTAGCCGGCCGCGACCCGCGCGCCGCCGGGCGTCGCCCGTGACCAGGGATGGCCGATCTTGAGCGGGCCGGCCTTGTAGTCATGGGCGTGGGCCGGGCTCGTCGCGGCAAGGCCGAGCGCGAGGAGGGCGGCCGGGACAGCGTGAAGGCGCATGATCGTGTCTCCGTTCGGAGCGGGAAAGGGGAGGGCGCGCGGATCTCGAGCCTCGAACGCCGCATGCGGCGGCGATGCTCCCGTGAGGCGCCTGCCCGCGCGGTGATGTCGCCGTTCAGTGGTGATGCTTGTGGCCGTCGGCCTCGGGCGCGGTGGCGCCGGGTCCTTGCCTGTCGGGTCCTTGCGCGCCGATCGGTGCCACGGTGAAGGTCACCGGCACCGTTCCGGCCCGCTCGAAGGTCAGCGTGCCCGCGACGGTCTCGCCCGCCTTCAGCCCGTCCTTCAGGTCGAGGAACATCAGGTGGTAGCCGCCGGGCTTGAGCGCGACGCCGGCCCCCCGGCGCGAGGGCGAGACCGCCCTCGACGGGGGCCATCTTCATCACGCCGCCCTCCGTCGTCATCGAGTGGATCTCGGCGCGCCCGGCCTGGGGGATCGCGGCGCCCGTCAGCCGGTCGGGCTCGGTGCCGGTGTTGCGCAAAGTCACGTAGCCGCCGGCGACCTTCGCGCCACCCGGTGTCGCCCGCAGCCAGGGCGTCTCGATCGCGATCGCTCCGGCTTTCGCGGCGGGGGCGGCCGAAGCCTGCGCCGCCGTTGCCGTTCCCTGGGTTGCCGTTCCTTGCGCGGCGATGATCCGAACCGCCGGGGCCGGCGCCTTCAGGGCCTGCGCATTCCCGTTCTCGGCCGGAACATCGCTCCAGCGGTAGCTGCCCTCGGTGCAGTCCTGCTC from the Methylorubrum extorquens genome contains:
- a CDS encoding protein of unknown function (Evidence 5 : Unknown function), yielding MTVVALIACNLLLAGLFSLVAVALD
- a CDS encoding putative tripartite ATP-independent periplasmic transporter, permease (DctQ) subunit; putative membrane protein (Evidence 3 : Putative function from multiple computational evidences; Product type t : transporter), translated to MSHAFDAASAASETKRAEEPRIPGLLGVIERTTRRLNHLILVCGGVALVAACLVLSYSVLTRYVFHEPTEWQDETAVFLIVGATFLSAAGVQAKRGHVAIEALTGLLSPGVNRVRLIFVDIVSLAFVTFFAWKSWSLFHEAWEDGQISQSTWGPPLWIPYLLMAAGMSLLAVQFVLQITEAVLYGPRAAGWAKPKIGIGADVNRDMRDRPDLTPEGPDPLESTIKPTAAPVRPITTRGGKA
- a CDS encoding conserved protein of unknown function precursor (Evidence 4 : Unknown function but conserved in other organisms); this translates as MSRRSLPGALPVALALTTLAGSPALAQPTGRPVYEGAGGDPRIAVAQPESTSQASGGYVRSIEPFGDPLGLRPLLKERGIEYSLTYIAETLGNPVGGIRQGAIVEDRLNLRLNLDLQRLAGWDGATVHANAYFIHGTGLSRYDVGNLLAASVIEALPASRLYTLWLDQQLFDGKLGIRIGQQAADTEFFVSQTATLFVNSTFGWLAITALDLPSGGPAYPLATPAIRAKYVPGNGFSLQAGLYDGDPAGANRPGDDPEGQRLDRTGTNFRTRDPALVVAEATYAFNTQEGSKELPGDITLGGWQHFGRFESLRFDQTGLPLADPNSTGIGGRLRSNAGIYAVYDQTLYRESGKDDEGLGFFLRAAWSPTRSSLVSAYLDTGLAYKGLLPGRDNDTVGLSLAQARLSDDARRSDIDSIVLTGTPMPRRRAETVIEATYQAVVVPGFTVQPDAQLILHPGGGIANPRDPEGRRVRNAAVLGLRATVQY
- a CDS encoding transcriptional regulator, GntR family (Evidence 2b : Function from indirect experimental evidences (e.g. phenotypes); PubMedId : 11106435, 9826185; Product type r : regulator) produces the protein MTRPMNQTQRLRQTIEDEIVEGRLALGARLDETQLAERFGVSRTPIREALLQLAATGLVETKPRRGMVVSAPEPGHLLEMFETMAELEAACGRLAARRLTPELEAELTGAVAACARAAAAGDPEAYYGENYVFHTVIYRACRNDFLCGQALALHRRLSPYRRLQLRTRHRVAQSLAEHEAVVAAILASDGAAAADQLRRHVLIQGDGFSELVANLRALDHSAA
- a CDS encoding protein of unknown function; putative exported protein (Evidence 5 : Unknown function); its protein translation is MISLNETLLTAAGLFGLGASAASAGNPAESQDFRDFDRSETASDGEGRTLSQDDAERDDPFFTAVADALREAGYLDS
- a CDS encoding putative tripartite ATP-independent periplasmic transporter, periplasmic binding protein precursor (tat pathway signal) (Evidence 3 : Putative function from multiple computational evidences; Product type t : transporter), with protein sequence MTLNRRHLLAAGLAAPALLKLGTGPARAATTLKLSHQFPGGSIDEGDFRDRMCRKFAAAIKERSKGAMEVQVYPGSSLMKTNAQFSAMRKGALDLSLYPSPYAGGEVPEMNIGLMPALVSSYAQALAWKDAPVGRKLTEILDSKGIVLVSWVWQAGGIASRERPLLTPDDAKGMKVRGGSREMDLMMKQAGAATLSLPSNESYAAMQTGACDAVLTSSTSLISFRLEEISKALTSGRERSYWFMLEPIMMSKIVFSGLPKDQQDLIMAVGAELESFGQEGAKADDTRVEEVFGKAGAKVVQLDEVNLGKWRDIARDTAWKDFANKNASCAELLKLAEKVG
- the vapC gene encoding Ribonuclease VapC30, encoding MFIGTSAVVAILADEPEAPAFAACIEAAGRRETGPHVRLEAVINLARILGLPVAAAQEMYDAFLEAAGITVVSIDDAVARRAVAAFDTYGKGWGHPAQLNFADCLSYACAATGRVPILFKGRDFIHTDLAVAS
- a CDS encoding protein of unknown function (Evidence 5 : Unknown function); translation: MTKPIADTKRAEDAAEAPPLSASVRRHLGKNLRSHYADSLTEPVGERLEALIGRLDTLQDRATRD
- a CDS encoding putative tripartite ATP-independent periplasmic transporter, putative membrane component (Evidence 3 : Putative function from multiple computational evidences; Product type t : transporter), translated to MSTAAIGFLYAGATLGAMLSGIPIAFALGFVALAFMYVFMPAASLDTVAQNVYEEMASITLLSIPLFILKGAAIGRSKAGQDLYSAMHAWMHRIPGGLGIANVFACALFAAMAGSSPATCSAIGSAGIPEMRRRGYSPGFAAGIIAAGGTLGILLPPSITMILYAVAAEQSLGRLFLAGIGPGFLLVALFASWSVFRFRSEFAAAKLAYERTGTQHPILKEDSYSMRERFSTLPRVLPFVVLLTGVMVALYGGYATPSETAGLGGLLALALIAVIYGVWRFRDLDPILTATLRESTMLMLIIGMSLLYAYVMSYLHISQAAAQAIVAMQLSPWVLLVTILALVIALGFFLPPVSIILMTAPIILPPLKEAGFDLVWFGVVMTITMEMGLIHPPVGLNIFVIKNIAPDIPLKDIIWGTLPFVILMAVAILLLCLVPGIALWLPDLLLPTTR